In a single window of the Drosophila subpulchrella strain 33 F10 #4 breed RU33 chromosome X, RU_Dsub_v1.1 Primary Assembly, whole genome shotgun sequence genome:
- the LOC119558001 gene encoding popeye domain-containing 2 isoform X4 — protein MKVIRALKYQEVYAQEKVTKVDSLSLVLSGKLVVSQHQRALHIVFPHQFLDSPEWFGVSTDDYFQVSIMAMEESRVLIWHRDKLKLSIMAEPFLQTVFDHILGRDVVKKLMQVTQVSESIASNGFLPSGGYAEDAEDKPMLILKKSVDVGHGLTALINRQLQEEHVPLLGRTYKQQQQQLLQQLEQLQQQQQPVQEATTSANNIVQSAI, from the exons ATGAAGGTGATACGTGCCCTGAAATACCAGGAGGTCTATGCCCAGGAGAAGGTTACCAAGGTCGACAGCCTGTCGCTGGTGCTGAGTGGCAA ATTGGTGGTGTCGCAGCATCAGCGAGCCCTGCACATTGTGTTTCCCCATCAGTTCCTAGACTCGCCGGAATGGTTTGGCGTCTCGACCGATGACTACTTTCAG GTCTCCATTATGGCCATGGAGGAGTCGCGGGTGCTGATCTGGCATCGCGACAAGCTCAAACTGTCAATTATGGCCGAGCCCTTCTTGCAGACCGTCTTCGATCACATTCTCGGCCGGGATGTGGTCAAGAAGCTGATGCAGGTCACCCAG GTGAGCGAATCGATAGCCAGCAATGGCTTCCTGCCCTCGGGTGGCTATGCGGAGGATGCGGAGGACAAGCCCATGTTGATACTCAAGAAGAGTGTGGATGTGGGCCACGGACTGACGGCCCTGATCAACCGGCAGCTACAGG AAGAGCATGTTCCTTTACTTGGTCGCACgtacaaacaacaacaacaacaactactgCAACAACTagaacaactacaacaacaacaacaacccgTACAAGAAGCAACAACAAGCGCCAACAACATCGTGCAAAGTGCAATCTGA